The following are encoded in a window of Bradyrhizobium guangdongense genomic DNA:
- the phnN gene encoding phosphonate metabolism protein/1,5-bisphosphokinase (PRPP-forming) PhnN, whose product MSDTETMAQDKAGAIGPGRLVLVVGASGAGKDTLLRLAQAACADDRNIVFPRRIVTRASSADEDNIAVSPDEFARAREHGDFAVHWDAHGHAYALPLEINDDIRAGRTVVVNVSRTVISALRRAYANVVVVVITAPPDVLAQRLAARARHSDGNIAERLSRSVDDSSANADVTILNAGSADYHGRQLVRVIRNEGWQD is encoded by the coding sequence ATGAGCGACACCGAGACCATGGCACAGGACAAGGCGGGCGCGATCGGCCCCGGCCGGCTCGTGCTCGTGGTCGGCGCGAGCGGCGCCGGCAAGGACACGCTGTTGCGGCTGGCGCAGGCCGCCTGCGCCGACGATCGGAATATCGTCTTTCCGCGCCGCATCGTGACGCGTGCCTCCTCGGCCGACGAGGACAATATTGCGGTGAGCCCGGACGAATTTGCCCGCGCGCGCGAGCATGGCGATTTCGCCGTGCATTGGGACGCGCATGGGCATGCCTATGCACTGCCGCTGGAGATCAATGACGACATCCGCGCCGGCCGCACCGTAGTCGTCAACGTCTCGCGCACCGTGATCAGCGCGCTGCGCCGGGCCTATGCCAACGTGGTCGTCGTCGTGATCACGGCGCCGCCGGACGTGCTGGCGCAGCGGCTTGCCGCGCGGGCACGACACAGCGACGGCAATATCGCGGAACGGCTGTCGCGCAGCGTCGATGATTCGTCGGCCAATGCCGATGTCACCATCCTCAACGCCGGCAGTGCGGACTATCACGGCCGACAGCTCGTACGCGTGATCAGGAATGAAGGCTGGCAGGACTAG
- a CDS encoding pyridoxamine 5'-phosphate oxidase family protein has translation MTVIETVEQLEAIYGATNDASTVKVADHVTPLYRIFIEKAPFAALATIGPERVDCSPRGDLPGFVRIHDPKTLMLPDRRGNNRIDSLRNIVRDPRVSLMFLIPGSGNAVRANGRAHLSVEPELLASFEVQGKAPRSVMVMSVDEIYFQCARAIVRADLWNPDKRVDPKALPTPGQILAEMSENKVGGAAYDRDWPERAAATMW, from the coding sequence ATGACGGTGATCGAAACGGTCGAACAGCTGGAAGCCATCTATGGCGCCACCAACGACGCCTCGACCGTGAAAGTCGCCGACCATGTCACCCCGCTCTACCGCATCTTCATCGAGAAGGCGCCGTTCGCGGCGCTCGCCACCATCGGGCCCGAGCGCGTCGACTGCTCGCCGCGCGGCGATCTCCCCGGCTTCGTCCGCATCCATGATCCCAAAACGCTGATGCTGCCCGACCGGCGCGGCAACAACCGGATCGATTCCCTTCGCAACATCGTGCGTGATCCCAGGGTGTCGCTGATGTTCCTGATCCCCGGCTCCGGCAATGCGGTCCGCGCCAACGGCCGCGCGCACCTCTCGGTCGAGCCCGAACTGCTGGCCTCGTTCGAGGTCCAGGGCAAGGCGCCGCGTAGCGTCATGGTGATGAGTGTGGACGAGATCTACTTCCAATGCGCCCGCGCCATCGTCCGCGCCGACCTCTGGAATCCCGACAAGCGCGTCGATCCCAAAGCGCTGCCGACGCCGGGCCAGATCCTCGCCGAGATGAGCGAGAACAAGGTCGGCGGCGCGGCGTATGATCGCGACTGGCCGGAGCGGGCGGCCGCGACGATGTGGTAA